A genome region from Calypte anna isolate BGI_N300 chromosome 4B, bCalAnn1_v1.p, whole genome shotgun sequence includes the following:
- the SEC31A gene encoding protein transport protein Sec31A isoform X3 → MKLKEVNRTAMQAWSPAQQHPIYLATGTSAQQLDATFSTSASLEIFKLDLSDPSLDMKSCATFSSSHRYHKLIWGPHNMTSGERASGVLIAGGENGNVILYDPAKIIAGDTEVIIAQKDKHTGPVRALDINVFQTNLVASGANESEIYIWDLNSFATPMTPGVKTQPLEDISCIAWNRQVPHILASASPSGRATVWDLRKNEPIIKVSDHNNRMHCSGLAWHPDVATQMVLASEDDRLPVIQMWDLRFASSPLRVIESHTRGILAIAWSTADSELLLSCGKDAKILCSNPNTGEVLYELPTKTQWCFDIQWCPRNPAVLSAASFDGQISIYSIMGSSTDGLRQKQVDQFSSPFGNLDPFGAGQPLPPLQLPQQTTPQSLVLPLKKPPKWIQRPVGASFAFGGKLVTFENAKSQQQPGVEQLQHHHVFVSQVVTEKEFLARSSQLQEALQSESFVSYCQKKIDTASADFERNVWAFLKVNFEEDSRVKYLGLLGYKKDDLRKKITSTMNNEGLVDADLKETFSESDESVPDKGDEGHTMEKQFLEEGMNDCKQETGDLRSAKKTFNISVIGDVDGLITQALLMGDFESAVDLCLHNNRMADAIILAIAGGQELLSRTQEKYFARMQSKITRLITAVVTKNWKEIVQSCDLQNWREALAAVLTYAKPDEFAALCDLLGNRLESEGDSLLQTQACLCYICASNVEKLIACWTKAQDGNSPLSLQSNIILLRDRLFRAQGELPVGQESFKFERQPIPKGQAAPVAGQMQRPQAPAQQYYQQVTIAPTVTTWSNKTPTALSRHPPARCPSDTQGDSPPPPGFVRPAVANPSVQPPASHIYSQAGTRPGYPQTYQATQHSCGTGGPALYQPQQPITVPASASYLNTTSPYLPSAPVHSVPSAVYNGQAQPSPASPNSPFPFPPPGSSFQHGRPGPPATSVAYALPTGPTGTLPATGDVPASQRTGPQNGWNDPPVLNRAAKKKVPDNFLPPVPITSPIMNPLVDPQSQAALAPPTGAPIFKTPHVPAGQPVLQGGCSPAPQSLGPCIMPPAVAKPSTEEAPGAPVGNAIQLVQALPTEKITKKPIPEEHLILKTAFEALIQRCLLSASDPQTKRKLDDANKRLEFLYDKLREQTLSPTIISGLHNIVKSIETRDYQEGLNIHTHIVSTSNFSETSAFMPVLKVVLTQANKLCV, encoded by the exons ATGAAGCTGAAGGAAGTAAATCGTACTGCTATGCAGGCATGgagccctgcccagcagcaccctaTTTACCTGGCCACAG GTACATCAGCTCAACAGCTGGATGCAACCTTCAGTACAAGTGCTTCTCTAGAAATATTCAAGTTGGACTTATCAGACCCTTCACTGGATATGAAGTCCTGtgccaccttctcctcctctcacaG ATACCACAAGCTGATCTGGGGACCACACAACATGACCTCAGGTGAGAGAGCCTCTGGAGTCCTGATTGCTGGTGGTGAAAATGGAAATGTCATTCTGTACGACCCAGCCAAAATCATAGCTGGAGACACCGAAGTAATAATTGCCCAGAAAGACAAGCACACAGGACCAGTAAGGGCCCTCGATATCAACGTGTTTCag ACTAATCTGGTGGCCTCTGGTGCTAATGAGTCTGAAATCTATATCTGGGACTTGAACAGTTTTGCTACACCGATGACACCAGGAGTGAAGACACAG CCTCTTGAGGACATCAGCTGCATTGCATGGAACAGGCAAGTACCACACATCCTGGCATCTGCCAGCCCTAGTGGACGAGCTACTGTATGGGATCTCAGGAAGAATGAACCCATCATCAAAGTCAGTGATCACAATAACCGG ATGCACTGCTCAGGCCTGGCTTGGCACCCTGATGTTGCTACCCAGATGGTTTTGGCCTCAGAGGATGACAGGTTACCTGTGATTCAGATGTGGGATCTAAGGTTTGCTTCCTCACCGCTTCGTGTTATAGAAAGCCATACAAG GGGTATATTGGCCATTGCTTGGAGTACTGCAgattcagagctgctgcttagCTGTGGGAAGGATGCTAAGATTCTCTGCTCCAACCCTAACACAGGCGAG GTGCTGTACGAGTTGCCCACAAAAACACAGTGGTGCTTTGATATCCAGTGGTGTCCTAGGAACCCTGCGGTTTTGTCTGCAGCTTCATTTGATGGGCAGATCAGCATTTACTCCATCATGGGAAGCAGCACAGATGGCTTGAGGCAAAAGCAAGTTGACCAG TTTTCATCACCTTTTGGGAACCTCGATCCATTTGGTGCAGGACAGCCACTCCCACCCTTGCAGCTTCCTCAGCAGACCACCCCACAGAGTCTTGTTTTACCCCTAAAGAAACCACCAAAATGGATCCAGCGACCTGTGGGAGCGTCGTTTGCG TTTGGAGGGAAGCTGGTTACGTTTGAGAATGCCAAGTCCCAGCAGCAACCAGGCGttgagcagctgcagcatcaccaTGTCTTCGTGAGCCAGGTTGTTACAGAGAAAGAGTTCCTGGCCCGCTCGAGTCAGCTGCAGGAGGCTTTGCAGTCTGAAAGCTTTGTCAGCTACTGCCAGAAGAAAATCGACACTGCCTCGGCTGACTTTGAGAGAAATGTGTGGGCCTTCTTAAAG gtgaaCTTCGAAGAAGATTCACGTGTTAAATACCTTGGGCTCTTGGGATATAAGAAGGATGATCTGAGGAAGAAG ATTACATCCACTATGAATAATGAGGGTCTTGTGGATGCTGACTTGAAAGAG ACTTTTTCAGAATCTGATGAATCTGTGCCAGACAAGGGAGATGAAGGCCATACTATGGAGAAGCAGTTCTTGGAAGAG GGGATGAATGACTGCAAACAAGAAACTGGAGATTTGAGATCTGCAAAGAAGACATTTAACATCTCTGTCATTGGAG ATGTGGACGGTTTGATTACCCAGGCTCTGCTGATGGGTGACTTTGAGAGTGCAGTAGATCTCTGCTTGCACAATAACCGCATGGCTGACGCCATTATCTTGGCCATTGCAGGCGGACAAGAGCTGCTGTCTAGGACACAAGAAAAGTACTTTGCTAGGATGCAGAGCAAAATTACCAGG CTCATCACTGCAGTGGTAACAAAGAACTGGAAAGAGATTGTACAGTCTTGTGATCTGCAGAACTGGAGAGAGGCTTTGGCTGCTGTGCTTACTTATGCCAAGCCAGATGAGTTTGCAGCCCTTTGTG ATCTCCTTGGTAACAGACTGGAGAGTGAGGGGGACAGCCTTCTGCAGACACAGGCCTGTCTCTGTTACATTTGTGCCAGCAATGTGGAGAAGCTCATTGCTTGTTGGACCAAAGCTCAGGATGGAAACAGCCCCTTGTCCCTTCAG TCAAACATCATCCTATTACGGGACAGGCTTTTCAGAGCCCAGGGGGAGCTTCCGGTGGGACAGGAGTCCTTCAAGTTTGAAAGACAGCCCATCCCCAAAGGACAAGCTGCTCCTGTGGCTGGACAGATGCAAAGGCCACAGGCTCCAGCCCAGCAGTATTACCAACAG GTTACAATTGCCCCTACTGTCACTACCTGGAGTAACAAAACTCCTACTGCCCTTTCCAGACATCCTCCTGCACGCTGTCCCTCTGACACACAG GGAGACAGCCCACCTCCTCCAGGGTTTGTCAGGCCAGCTGTTGCTAACCCCTCTGTGCAACCCCCAGCAAGCCACATCTACTCACAAGCAGGGACCCGACCAGGATACCCACAGA CATATCAGGCTACACAGCACTCTTGTGGAACAGGGGGACCAGCTCTCTATCAGCCTCAGCAGCCTATCACTGTCCCTGCTTCAGCCTCTTACCTGAACACTACCTCTCCCTACCTGCCCTCCGCCCCTGTTCACTCTGTGCCCTCCGCAGTGTACAATGGGCAGGCTCAACCCTCTCCTGCGAGTCCCAactctcccttcccttttcctcctcctggtTCATCCTTTCAGCATGGCAGGCCAGGACCTCCAGCAACTTCTGTGGCTTATGCATTACCTACTGGACCAACAGGTACTCTGCCTGCAACTGGTGACGTTCCTGCATCCCAGAGAACAG GGCCTCAGAACGGCTGGAATGACCCTCCTGTCCTAAACAGAGCTGCCAAAAAGAAG GTCCCTGATAACTTTCTACCCCCGGTTCCCATCACCTCCCCCATTATGAACCCACTGGTGGATCCACAGTCTCAGGCGGCTCTGGCACCCCCCACAGGTGCACCCATCTTCAAGACTCCACATGTTCCTGCAGGGCAGCCAGTGCTGCAGGGTGGCTGCTCACCTGCTCCCCAGTCTCTGGGACCATGCATAATGCCACCTGCTGTTGCCAAACCCAGCACAGAAGAGGCCCCGGGGGCCCCAGTCGGAAATGCCATCCAG cttgtacAGGCACTGCCAACAGAGAAGATTACCAAGAAGCCCATCCCTGAGGAGCATCTTATTCTGAAGACTGCATTTGAAGCTCTAATCCAAAGGTGCCTGCTGTCTGCCTCTGATCCG CAAACCAAGAGGAAACTAGATGATGCAAATAAGCGGCTGGAGTTTCTGTATGACAAACTTAGGGAACAGACA
- the SEC31A gene encoding protein transport protein Sec31A isoform X4, with protein sequence MTSGERASGVLIAGGENGNVILYDPAKIIAGDTEVIIAQKDKHTGPVRALDINVFQTNLVASGANESEIYIWDLNSFATPMTPGVKTQPLEDISCIAWNRQVPHILASASPSGRATVWDLRKNEPIIKVSDHNNRMHCSGLAWHPDVATQMVLASEDDRLPVIQMWDLRFASSPLRVIESHTRGILAIAWSTADSELLLSCGKDAKILCSNPNTGEVLYELPTKTQWCFDIQWCPRNPAVLSAASFDGQISIYSIMGSSTDGLRQKQVDQFSSPFGNLDPFGAGQPLPPLQLPQQTTPQSLVLPLKKPPKWIQRPVGASFAFGGKLVTFENAKSQQQPGVEQLQHHHVFVSQVVTEKEFLARSSQLQEALQSESFVSYCQKKIDTASADFERNVWAFLKVNFEEDSRVKYLGLLGYKKDDLRKKITSTMNNEGLVDADLKETFSESDESVPDKGDEGHTMEKQFLEEGMNDCKQETGDLRSAKKTFNISVIGDVDGLITQALLMGDFESAVDLCLHNNRMADAIILAIAGGQELLSRTQEKYFARMQSKITRLITAVVTKNWKEIVQSCDLQNWREALAAVLTYAKPDEFAALCDLLGNRLESEGDSLLQTQACLCYICASNVEKLIACWTKAQDGNSPLSLQDLIEKIVILRKAVQLTQASDPNAVGALLAEKMSQYANLLASQGSIAAALTFLPANTNQSNIILLRDRLFRAQGELPVGQESFKFERQPIPKGQAAPVAGQMQRPQAPAQQYYQQVTIAPTVTTWSNKTPTALSRHPPARCPSDTQGDSPPPPGFVRPAVANPSVQPPASHIYSQAGTRPGYPQTYQATQHSCGTGGPALYQPQQPITVPASASYLNTTSPYLPSAPVHSVPSAVYNGQAQPSPASPNSPFPFPPPGSSFQHGRPGPPATSVAYALPTGPTGTLPATGDVPASQRTGPQNGWNDPPVLNRAAKKKVPDNFLPPVPITSPIMNPLVDPQSQAALAPPTGAPIFKTPHVPAGQPVLQGGCSPAPQSLGPCIMPPAVAKPSTEEAPGAPVGNAIQLVQALPTEKITKKPIPEEHLILKTAFEALIQRCLLSASDPQTKRKLDDANKRLEFLYDKLREQTLSPTIISGLHNIVKSIETRDYQEGLNIHTHIVSTSNFSETSAFMPVLKVVLTQANKLCV encoded by the exons ATGACCTCAGGTGAGAGAGCCTCTGGAGTCCTGATTGCTGGTGGTGAAAATGGAAATGTCATTCTGTACGACCCAGCCAAAATCATAGCTGGAGACACCGAAGTAATAATTGCCCAGAAAGACAAGCACACAGGACCAGTAAGGGCCCTCGATATCAACGTGTTTCag ACTAATCTGGTGGCCTCTGGTGCTAATGAGTCTGAAATCTATATCTGGGACTTGAACAGTTTTGCTACACCGATGACACCAGGAGTGAAGACACAG CCTCTTGAGGACATCAGCTGCATTGCATGGAACAGGCAAGTACCACACATCCTGGCATCTGCCAGCCCTAGTGGACGAGCTACTGTATGGGATCTCAGGAAGAATGAACCCATCATCAAAGTCAGTGATCACAATAACCGG ATGCACTGCTCAGGCCTGGCTTGGCACCCTGATGTTGCTACCCAGATGGTTTTGGCCTCAGAGGATGACAGGTTACCTGTGATTCAGATGTGGGATCTAAGGTTTGCTTCCTCACCGCTTCGTGTTATAGAAAGCCATACAAG GGGTATATTGGCCATTGCTTGGAGTACTGCAgattcagagctgctgcttagCTGTGGGAAGGATGCTAAGATTCTCTGCTCCAACCCTAACACAGGCGAG GTGCTGTACGAGTTGCCCACAAAAACACAGTGGTGCTTTGATATCCAGTGGTGTCCTAGGAACCCTGCGGTTTTGTCTGCAGCTTCATTTGATGGGCAGATCAGCATTTACTCCATCATGGGAAGCAGCACAGATGGCTTGAGGCAAAAGCAAGTTGACCAG TTTTCATCACCTTTTGGGAACCTCGATCCATTTGGTGCAGGACAGCCACTCCCACCCTTGCAGCTTCCTCAGCAGACCACCCCACAGAGTCTTGTTTTACCCCTAAAGAAACCACCAAAATGGATCCAGCGACCTGTGGGAGCGTCGTTTGCG TTTGGAGGGAAGCTGGTTACGTTTGAGAATGCCAAGTCCCAGCAGCAACCAGGCGttgagcagctgcagcatcaccaTGTCTTCGTGAGCCAGGTTGTTACAGAGAAAGAGTTCCTGGCCCGCTCGAGTCAGCTGCAGGAGGCTTTGCAGTCTGAAAGCTTTGTCAGCTACTGCCAGAAGAAAATCGACACTGCCTCGGCTGACTTTGAGAGAAATGTGTGGGCCTTCTTAAAG gtgaaCTTCGAAGAAGATTCACGTGTTAAATACCTTGGGCTCTTGGGATATAAGAAGGATGATCTGAGGAAGAAG ATTACATCCACTATGAATAATGAGGGTCTTGTGGATGCTGACTTGAAAGAG ACTTTTTCAGAATCTGATGAATCTGTGCCAGACAAGGGAGATGAAGGCCATACTATGGAGAAGCAGTTCTTGGAAGAG GGGATGAATGACTGCAAACAAGAAACTGGAGATTTGAGATCTGCAAAGAAGACATTTAACATCTCTGTCATTGGAG ATGTGGACGGTTTGATTACCCAGGCTCTGCTGATGGGTGACTTTGAGAGTGCAGTAGATCTCTGCTTGCACAATAACCGCATGGCTGACGCCATTATCTTGGCCATTGCAGGCGGACAAGAGCTGCTGTCTAGGACACAAGAAAAGTACTTTGCTAGGATGCAGAGCAAAATTACCAGG CTCATCACTGCAGTGGTAACAAAGAACTGGAAAGAGATTGTACAGTCTTGTGATCTGCAGAACTGGAGAGAGGCTTTGGCTGCTGTGCTTACTTATGCCAAGCCAGATGAGTTTGCAGCCCTTTGTG ATCTCCTTGGTAACAGACTGGAGAGTGAGGGGGACAGCCTTCTGCAGACACAGGCCTGTCTCTGTTACATTTGTGCCAGCAATGTGGAGAAGCTCATTGCTTGTTGGACCAAAGCTCAGGATGGAAACAGCCCCTTGTCCCTTCAG GATTTAATAGAGAAAATCGTTATCCTGCGCAAAGCTGTGCAGCTTACCCAGGCTAGTGACCCTAATGCTGTTGGGGCCCTTTTGGCTGAGAAGATGAGCCAGTATGCCAAcctcctggcttcccagggcagcATTGCTGCAGCTTTGACCTTTCTTCCTGCAAACACCAACCAG TCAAACATCATCCTATTACGGGACAGGCTTTTCAGAGCCCAGGGGGAGCTTCCGGTGGGACAGGAGTCCTTCAAGTTTGAAAGACAGCCCATCCCCAAAGGACAAGCTGCTCCTGTGGCTGGACAGATGCAAAGGCCACAGGCTCCAGCCCAGCAGTATTACCAACAG GTTACAATTGCCCCTACTGTCACTACCTGGAGTAACAAAACTCCTACTGCCCTTTCCAGACATCCTCCTGCACGCTGTCCCTCTGACACACAG GGAGACAGCCCACCTCCTCCAGGGTTTGTCAGGCCAGCTGTTGCTAACCCCTCTGTGCAACCCCCAGCAAGCCACATCTACTCACAAGCAGGGACCCGACCAGGATACCCACAGA CATATCAGGCTACACAGCACTCTTGTGGAACAGGGGGACCAGCTCTCTATCAGCCTCAGCAGCCTATCACTGTCCCTGCTTCAGCCTCTTACCTGAACACTACCTCTCCCTACCTGCCCTCCGCCCCTGTTCACTCTGTGCCCTCCGCAGTGTACAATGGGCAGGCTCAACCCTCTCCTGCGAGTCCCAactctcccttcccttttcctcctcctggtTCATCCTTTCAGCATGGCAGGCCAGGACCTCCAGCAACTTCTGTGGCTTATGCATTACCTACTGGACCAACAGGTACTCTGCCTGCAACTGGTGACGTTCCTGCATCCCAGAGAACAG GGCCTCAGAACGGCTGGAATGACCCTCCTGTCCTAAACAGAGCTGCCAAAAAGAAG GTCCCTGATAACTTTCTACCCCCGGTTCCCATCACCTCCCCCATTATGAACCCACTGGTGGATCCACAGTCTCAGGCGGCTCTGGCACCCCCCACAGGTGCACCCATCTTCAAGACTCCACATGTTCCTGCAGGGCAGCCAGTGCTGCAGGGTGGCTGCTCACCTGCTCCCCAGTCTCTGGGACCATGCATAATGCCACCTGCTGTTGCCAAACCCAGCACAGAAGAGGCCCCGGGGGCCCCAGTCGGAAATGCCATCCAG cttgtacAGGCACTGCCAACAGAGAAGATTACCAAGAAGCCCATCCCTGAGGAGCATCTTATTCTGAAGACTGCATTTGAAGCTCTAATCCAAAGGTGCCTGCTGTCTGCCTCTGATCCG CAAACCAAGAGGAAACTAGATGATGCAAATAAGCGGCTGGAGTTTCTGTATGACAAACTTAGGGAACAGACA